The proteins below come from a single Deltaproteobacteria bacterium genomic window:
- a CDS encoding NAD(P)/FAD-dependent oxidoreductase, translating into MSESRYDLLISGAGPAGLSTAIFAARAGLSVLVLEKEKTTGVFPRGETLRPDPIVDELLGPSFMDTISLHRTAKRRYWSPGARASFEVEREVESHLFEWRSLTEGLREAAEAAGAELRFESPVAAPVLEEGRCVGLILADGARVEGETMVAADGHRSRLATGVDRGRLDCPIAKRICTGLTTDYEGMEFFFVSAGAIEPEMPAALAFIFPRGGDAAEVGVMLISAALSPAERARPPGGSRMLAFLDALFERLPVFSERVASASWSFQGATLIPMGALHERGMEIPGLALVGDTIGMVEATGGCGIVPSMKNARFLVGHLADRPPGRWSPEAMERYNAAFAQSRIHRSLEKKQRVMTPLMRLGFSRPHGEAGYAKVWGPLGWLYGKV; encoded by the coding sequence GTGAGCGAATCGCGCTACGACCTCCTGATCAGCGGCGCCGGCCCGGCGGGCCTCTCGACGGCGATCTTCGCCGCCCGGGCCGGGCTCTCGGTCCTCGTCCTGGAGAAGGAGAAGACCACCGGGGTCTTTCCCCGGGGGGAGACCCTGCGGCCCGACCCGATCGTCGACGAGCTGCTCGGGCCCTCCTTCATGGACACGATCAGCCTCCACCGCACCGCGAAGCGGCGCTACTGGTCGCCGGGGGCGAGGGCGAGCTTCGAGGTCGAGCGCGAGGTCGAGTCCCACCTCTTCGAGTGGCGCTCCCTCACCGAGGGGCTGCGGGAGGCCGCGGAGGCGGCCGGGGCCGAGCTCCGCTTCGAGAGCCCGGTGGCCGCGCCGGTCCTGGAGGAAGGGCGCTGCGTGGGCCTGATCCTGGCCGACGGCGCTCGCGTCGAGGGCGAGACCATGGTCGCCGCGGACGGCCACCGCTCCCGGCTCGCCACCGGCGTCGATCGCGGGCGCCTCGACTGCCCCATCGCCAAGCGGATCTGCACCGGCCTCACCACCGACTACGAGGGGATGGAGTTCTTCTTCGTCTCCGCCGGCGCCATCGAGCCGGAGATGCCCGCGGCGCTGGCCTTCATCTTCCCCCGGGGCGGCGACGCCGCCGAGGTCGGGGTGATGCTGATCTCCGCCGCCCTCTCCCCGGCAGAGCGGGCCCGCCCGCCGGGCGGCAGCCGGATGCTCGCCTTCCTCGACGCCCTCTTCGAGCGGCTGCCGGTCTTCTCCGAGCGGGTGGCCTCGGCGAGCTGGTCCTTCCAGGGGGCGACCCTCATCCCCATGGGGGCCCTGCACGAGCGGGGGATGGAGATCCCCGGCCTGGCCCTGGTGGGGGACACCATCGGCATGGTCGAGGCCACCGGGGGCTGCGGCATCGTCCCCTCGATGAAGAACGCCCGCTTCCTGGTCGGCCACCTCGCGGACCGGCCGCCCGGCCGCTGGAGCCCGGAGGCGATGGAGCGCTACAACGCCGCCTTCGCGCAGAGCCGCATCCATCGCTCGCTGGAGAAGAAGCAGCGGGTGATGACCCCGCTGATGAGGCTGGGCTTTAGCCGCCCCCACGGCGAGGCCGGCTACGCGAAGGTCTGGGGCCCGCTGGGCTGGCTCTACGGCAAGGTCTAG
- a CDS encoding mechanosensitive ion channel: MVEFDKILEVIRPGGIVSGIVVLGFTWLLAEAIRKGMATWSARWPSNRLVLQHSGSLLRYAVWGLGAMAALFLAVDLSRQALTALAGIIAVAGGFALKDVATSVLAGITLLVDRPFQVGDRITFGEHYGEVVAMGLRSVKLMTLDHNLVTIPNGRLLTDVVSCGNAGAISMMVQLDFHLGVDQDLAAARRIVTDAITTSRYAYLREPWKLVVSQVTLGEVVALRLRAKVYVLDLGYEKDLETDVTSKVTLAFAEAGLSPPAILHRPLPAAAA; this comes from the coding sequence ATGGTCGAGTTCGACAAGATCCTCGAAGTGATTCGCCCTGGCGGGATCGTCTCGGGCATCGTGGTCCTCGGCTTCACCTGGCTCCTGGCCGAGGCCATCCGCAAGGGCATGGCCACCTGGAGCGCGCGCTGGCCCTCCAACCGCCTGGTGCTGCAGCACTCAGGCTCCCTGCTGCGCTACGCGGTCTGGGGCCTCGGAGCCATGGCGGCCCTCTTCCTGGCGGTGGATCTCTCCCGGCAGGCGCTCACCGCCCTGGCCGGCATCATCGCCGTGGCCGGGGGCTTCGCCCTCAAGGACGTGGCCACCTCGGTGCTGGCAGGGATCACCCTCCTGGTCGATCGCCCCTTCCAGGTCGGCGACCGGATCACCTTCGGGGAGCACTACGGCGAGGTGGTCGCCATGGGCCTGCGCTCGGTGAAGCTGATGACCCTGGATCACAACCTGGTCACCATCCCCAACGGGAGGCTGCTCACCGACGTGGTCTCCTGCGGGAACGCCGGGGCGATCTCGATGATGGTGCAGCTCGACTTCCACCTCGGCGTCGATCAGGATCTGGCGGCTGCCCGCCGGATCGTCACCGACGCCATCACCACCTCGCGCTACGCCTACCTCAGGGAGCCCTGGAAGCTGGTCGTCAGCCAGGTCACCCTGGGCGAGGTGGTGGCGCTGCGCCTGCGGGCGAAGGTCTACGTCCTCGATCTGGGCTACGAGAAGGACCTGGAGACCGACGTCACTTCGAAGGTCACCCTCGCCTTCGCCGAGGCCGGCCTCTCGCCGCCGGCCATCCTCCACCGGCCCCTCCCCGCCGCCGCGGCCTGA
- a CDS encoding sigma 54-interacting transcriptional regulator, with translation MDEHVREMIGNIPLDDLMTDTSAWRAVELAFATLGRAVLLLDEDFKVLVATQSLSEMLCDRAAEKIVGRPISNLLGESFAAIGSEIRTALEQGMTQEGRRAFLHCGEGQSRLASVSGSLLPGTPPRYLLVIRPAESEILSSVSVGRGLVAESPAMLSVVHLIEQLHRSEANLLVTGESGVGKEAVARAFHESSPRRGGPFVAINCAAIPETLLESELFGHKRGAFTGAVRDRKGRFEMASGGTLFLDEIGELPLHLQAKLLRVLQDKTFLPVGEDRVRKLDARIMAATNVDIEAAIARGDFREDLYYRLSVVPVRIPPLRDRPEDIEPLTRHLLMRISGREGRALLLSPDALDIIRRYRWPGNVRQLQNVIEFAVAMSQGQTLRPDHLPTEIRQERCSTPRPEGEAAAELPVAATDPERARIEAALSEAHWNRNRAAERLGISRTTLWRRMRELGIQ, from the coding sequence ATGGACGAGCACGTGCGAGAGATGATCGGCAACATCCCCCTGGACGACCTCATGACCGACACCTCGGCCTGGCGGGCGGTGGAGCTCGCCTTCGCCACCCTCGGCCGGGCCGTCCTCCTCCTCGACGAGGACTTCAAGGTCCTGGTCGCCACCCAGAGCTTGAGCGAGATGCTCTGCGACCGGGCGGCGGAGAAGATCGTCGGCCGGCCGATCTCCAACCTCCTCGGGGAGAGCTTCGCCGCCATCGGCTCGGAGATCCGCACCGCCCTCGAGCAGGGCATGACCCAGGAGGGGCGCCGGGCCTTCCTCCACTGCGGCGAGGGTCAGAGCCGCCTAGCCTCGGTCTCCGGCAGCCTGCTGCCGGGCACGCCCCCCCGCTACCTGCTGGTGATCCGCCCCGCCGAGTCCGAGATCTTGAGCTCGGTGAGCGTGGGACGGGGCCTGGTCGCCGAGTCGCCCGCCATGCTCTCGGTGGTGCACCTCATCGAGCAGCTCCACCGCTCCGAGGCGAACCTCCTGGTCACCGGGGAGAGCGGCGTGGGCAAGGAGGCCGTCGCCCGGGCCTTCCACGAGAGCTCTCCGCGCCGCGGCGGCCCCTTCGTGGCCATCAACTGCGCCGCCATCCCCGAGACCCTGCTGGAGTCCGAGCTCTTCGGCCACAAGCGGGGCGCGTTCACCGGCGCGGTGCGCGACCGCAAGGGCCGCTTCGAGATGGCCTCCGGCGGCACCCTCTTCCTCGACGAGATCGGCGAGCTCCCCCTGCACCTCCAGGCCAAGCTGCTGCGGGTGCTGCAGGACAAGACCTTCCTGCCGGTGGGGGAGGACCGGGTGCGGAAGCTCGACGCCCGGATCATGGCCGCGACCAACGTGGACATCGAGGCCGCGATCGCCCGGGGCGACTTCCGCGAGGACCTCTACTACCGCCTCTCGGTGGTGCCGGTGCGCATCCCTCCCCTGCGCGATCGCCCCGAGGACATCGAGCCGCTGACCCGGCACCTGCTGATGCGGATCAGCGGCCGCGAGGGGCGCGCCCTGCTCCTCTCGCCCGACGCCCTCGACATCATCCGGCGCTACCGCTGGCCGGGGAACGTGCGTCAGCTGCAGAACGTCATCGAGTTCGCGGTGGCCATGAGTCAGGGCCAGACCCTGCGCCCCGACCACCTCCCCACCGAGATCCGGCAGGAGCGCTGCTCGACGCCGCGCCCCGAGGGCGAGGCGGCCGCCGAGCTACCGGTCGCGGCCACCGACCCGGAGCGGGCCCGGATCGAGGCCGCCCTCTCCGAGGCCCACTGGAACCGCAACCGCGCCGCCGAGCGCCTGGGGATCAGCCGCACCACCCTCTGGCGGCGGATGCGCGAGCTGGGGATCCAGTGA
- a CDS encoding ubiquinol-cytochrome c reductase iron-sulfur subunit produces the protein MKRRPFLLRVWSALGLLLVGGWSGFSLAALHRAGRRREAPLALDDPRLETLEPGAALLIEGWWLRREDEGLLALSRTCTHLGCTLAPAAGGEGLACPCHRSRFDAAGQPLSGPAREPLARRHLRRKDGRWVEGAPAG, from the coding sequence GTGAAGCGCCGCCCCTTCCTCCTCCGGGTCTGGAGCGCCCTCGGCCTCCTGCTGGTGGGAGGATGGTCGGGCTTCTCCCTCGCCGCGCTCCACCGCGCCGGCCGCCGCCGGGAGGCCCCCCTCGCCCTGGACGATCCGCGCCTCGAGACGCTCGAGCCCGGCGCCGCGCTGCTGATCGAGGGGTGGTGGCTGCGCCGGGAGGACGAGGGGCTGCTGGCCCTCTCCCGCACCTGCACGCACCTCGGCTGCACCCTCGCCCCCGCCGCCGGGGGTGAGGGCCTCGCCTGCCCCTGTCACCGCAGCCGCTTCGACGCCGCCGGGCAGCCCCTCTCGGGCCCGGCCCGGGAGCCCCTCGCGCGCCGCCACCTCCGGCGGAAGGACGGCCGGTGGGTGGAGGGAGCGCCCGCGGGATGA
- a CDS encoding molybdopterin-dependent oxidoreductase has product MKLDRRQFIKVSGLAAGATYAAGAKGDFWGLTRPNTDAPQTEGDRIVPTFCEMCFWKCGVLAHVKDGRVTKIEGNPDHPLSQGRLCPRGAGGTGLLYDPDRLRQPLLRVKKRGEQVFEPVSWSRALDEVAEKLDRVRQKHGPEALALFSHGFGGSFFKTLVKAYGTGNITAPSFAQCRGPRDAAFQLTFGAAVGSPERVDLENARVIALIGSHLGENMHNTQVQELATAIDRRAEIIVVDPRFSTAAGKARHWLPIKPGTDVALLLAWINVILEEERFDHRYVAEHAIGLTQLREHVAGKTPEWAWTQTGVDPDQIRASARLLAGARPAALVHPGRHSTWDGNDTQRGRAIAILNALLGSWGRKGGLFVPTKKKIAPYPGPVPHVAEGAARDMPEGVVYPFADEVLAHGLRDASLPDWKGEPIKAWMVYGTNLLHALPQPARTIEAMQNLDFSVVIDVLPAEVTGWADVILPEATYLERHDDIHTPGWKRGYAALRQPVVPPLHQSRPGWWIARELATRLGLGEYFPWEDARDYLETRLQASGSSLAELERKGVLVDDEAPITFEEGIAPSFPTPSGKIELYSQQLADAGLPPMPEMVAPVKLESEQFHLLFGRAPTHTFGRTTNNRVLGEVMAENVLWINAGRAKELGFSRNEKVTLVNQDGVVSDPIRLRATERIRPDCVYMVHGFGHTNPKLRFARGKGAADSPLITRTRVDPAMGGTGMNVNVVRLQRA; this is encoded by the coding sequence ATGAAGCTCGACCGACGACAGTTCATCAAGGTGTCCGGCCTGGCCGCGGGCGCGACCTACGCCGCGGGAGCCAAGGGCGACTTCTGGGGGCTGACCCGCCCCAACACCGACGCGCCGCAGACCGAGGGTGACCGGATCGTCCCCACCTTCTGCGAGATGTGCTTCTGGAAGTGCGGCGTGCTGGCCCACGTGAAGGACGGCCGGGTGACCAAGATCGAGGGCAACCCCGATCACCCGCTCTCCCAGGGCCGCCTCTGCCCCCGGGGCGCCGGCGGCACCGGCCTCCTCTACGATCCCGACCGGCTGCGCCAGCCGCTGCTGCGGGTGAAGAAGCGCGGCGAGCAGGTCTTCGAGCCGGTGAGCTGGAGCCGGGCCCTCGACGAGGTCGCCGAGAAGCTCGACCGCGTCCGCCAGAAGCACGGCCCCGAGGCCCTCGCCCTCTTCAGCCACGGCTTCGGCGGCTCCTTCTTCAAGACCCTGGTGAAGGCCTACGGCACCGGCAACATCACCGCGCCGAGCTTCGCCCAGTGCCGGGGTCCCCGGGACGCGGCCTTCCAGCTCACCTTCGGCGCCGCCGTGGGCTCCCCCGAGCGGGTCGACCTCGAGAACGCCCGCGTCATCGCCCTGATCGGCTCGCACCTGGGCGAGAACATGCACAACACCCAGGTGCAGGAGCTGGCCACGGCCATCGATCGCCGGGCCGAGATCATCGTCGTCGATCCGCGCTTCTCCACCGCCGCCGGCAAGGCCCGCCACTGGCTGCCCATCAAGCCGGGCACCGACGTCGCCCTCCTGCTGGCCTGGATCAACGTCATCCTCGAGGAGGAGCGCTTCGATCACCGCTACGTCGCCGAGCACGCCATCGGCCTTACGCAGCTGCGCGAGCACGTGGCCGGCAAGACCCCGGAGTGGGCGTGGACCCAGACCGGCGTCGACCCGGATCAGATCCGCGCCTCGGCCCGGCTCCTCGCCGGCGCCCGGCCCGCCGCGCTGGTCCACCCCGGCCGCCACTCCACCTGGGACGGCAACGACACCCAGCGCGGCCGGGCCATCGCCATCCTCAACGCCCTGCTCGGCAGCTGGGGACGCAAGGGCGGCCTCTTCGTCCCGACCAAGAAGAAGATCGCCCCCTACCCCGGGCCGGTGCCCCACGTCGCCGAGGGCGCCGCGCGGGACATGCCCGAGGGCGTGGTCTACCCCTTCGCGGACGAGGTCCTGGCCCACGGCCTGCGCGACGCCAGCCTCCCCGACTGGAAGGGCGAGCCCATCAAGGCCTGGATGGTCTACGGCACCAACCTCCTGCACGCGCTGCCTCAGCCCGCGCGCACCATCGAGGCCATGCAGAACCTCGACTTCAGCGTGGTCATCGACGTGCTGCCGGCCGAGGTCACGGGCTGGGCCGACGTGATCCTCCCCGAGGCCACCTACCTCGAGCGCCACGACGACATCCACACGCCGGGCTGGAAGCGCGGCTACGCCGCCCTGCGCCAGCCGGTGGTGCCGCCCCTCCACCAGAGCCGGCCGGGGTGGTGGATCGCCAGGGAGCTCGCCACCCGGCTGGGCCTCGGGGAGTACTTCCCCTGGGAGGACGCGCGGGACTACCTCGAGACCCGCCTGCAGGCCTCGGGCTCGTCCCTGGCCGAGCTCGAGCGCAAGGGCGTGCTCGTCGACGACGAGGCGCCGATCACCTTCGAGGAGGGGATCGCCCCGAGCTTCCCCACGCCCTCGGGGAAGATCGAGCTCTACTCCCAGCAGCTCGCCGACGCGGGCCTCCCTCCGATGCCCGAGATGGTCGCCCCGGTGAAGCTGGAGAGCGAGCAGTTCCACCTCCTCTTTGGCCGGGCGCCCACCCACACCTTCGGGCGCACCACCAACAACCGCGTCCTCGGCGAGGTGATGGCGGAGAACGTCCTGTGGATCAACGCCGGCCGGGCGAAGGAGCTCGGCTTCTCGCGCAACGAGAAGGTGACGCTGGTCAACCAGGACGGCGTGGTCTCCGACCCGATCCGCCTGCGGGCCACCGAGCGGATCCGCCCCGACTGCGTCTACATGGTCCACGGCTTCGGCCACACCAACCCGAAGCTGCGCTTCGCGCGCGGCAAGGGCGCGGCTGACTCCCCCCTCATCACCCGCACCCGCGTCGACCCGGCGATGGGGGGCACGGGCATGAACGTCAACGTCGTCCGGCTGCAGAGGGCCTAG
- a CDS encoding 4Fe-4S dicluster domain-containing protein, whose amino-acid sequence MKKRYVMLMDMAKCVGCSACAIACKAENATPEGASRNWIVEETEGAYPDLRMTIRSERCHHCSDAPCVEACPTGASHYGPGGTVMIDKDLCTGCRVCMASCPYGARYVHPEGHVDKCTFCMHRVEKGLDPACVTNCPTHSLHFGDVNEPESEVATLLRVRDHEVLHAEVGTRPNLYFLTDDRSSRRSA is encoded by the coding sequence ATGAAGAAGCGCTACGTGATGCTGATGGACATGGCGAAGTGCGTGGGCTGCTCGGCCTGCGCCATCGCCTGCAAGGCCGAGAACGCCACCCCCGAGGGCGCCTCCCGCAACTGGATCGTCGAGGAGACGGAAGGGGCCTACCCCGACCTGCGGATGACGATCCGCTCCGAGCGCTGCCACCACTGCAGCGACGCGCCCTGCGTCGAGGCCTGCCCCACCGGGGCCAGCCACTACGGGCCGGGCGGCACCGTGATGATCGACAAGGACCTGTGCACCGGCTGCCGGGTCTGCATGGCCTCCTGTCCCTACGGCGCCCGCTACGTGCACCCCGAGGGGCACGTCGACAAGTGCACCTTCTGCATGCACCGCGTGGAGAAGGGCCTCGACCCGGCCTGCGTCACCAACTGCCCGACCCACAGCCTCCACTTCGGGGACGTGAACGAGCCCGAGAGCGAGGTCGCCACCCTCCTGCGCGTCCGCGACCACGAGGTGCTGCACGCCGAGGTGGGCACCCGCCCCAACCTCTACTTCCTGACCGACGACCGGTCCTCCCGGAGGAGCGCATGA
- the nrfD gene encoding polysulfide reductase NrfD has translation MNPRALEIFSTRTNAGVDPTLHVWGWEIPVYLFFGGLVAGVMILLSALELRGHLNPKLKDEGRLRFMPWAAVALLSLGMLSLFIDLSNRLNVFRFYTALRLTSPMSWGSWLLLLVYPALIGLGLGTLEHAERRKLNRLARHAGLRGFLIELSRWTRAHRPLILRANLVVGIGLGVYTGVLLGTLVARPLWNSALLGPLFLVSGLSTGAALLMLVRPSRKASAHLLARLDLLAIAAELVLLALYLIGGSMSLAATESATALFLGGEWTPWFWSLVVVGGLIIPAMLELTELRYGLSTTSWSPVLILIGGLALRAILVAAGQDATIHLEHSLALLAP, from the coding sequence ATGAACCCTCGAGCCCTGGAGATCTTCAGCACCCGGACCAACGCCGGGGTCGATCCCACCCTGCACGTCTGGGGCTGGGAGATCCCCGTCTACCTCTTCTTCGGCGGGCTGGTCGCCGGCGTGATGATCCTCCTCTCGGCCCTGGAGCTGCGCGGTCACCTGAACCCGAAGCTCAAGGACGAGGGGCGGCTGCGCTTCATGCCCTGGGCCGCCGTCGCGCTGCTCTCCCTCGGGATGCTCTCCCTCTTCATCGACCTCTCCAACCGCCTCAACGTCTTCCGCTTCTACACCGCCCTGCGGCTGACCTCGCCGATGTCCTGGGGCTCCTGGCTGCTGCTGCTGGTCTACCCCGCCCTGATCGGGCTGGGCCTGGGCACCCTCGAGCACGCCGAGCGGCGCAAGCTCAACCGGCTGGCGCGCCACGCGGGGCTGCGGGGCTTCCTGATCGAGCTCTCCCGCTGGACCCGGGCCCACCGCCCCCTCATCCTCCGGGCGAACCTGGTGGTGGGGATCGGCCTGGGCGTCTACACCGGCGTCCTCCTGGGCACCCTGGTGGCGCGGCCGCTCTGGAACAGCGCGCTGCTCGGCCCGCTCTTCCTGGTCTCGGGGCTCTCCACCGGCGCCGCCCTGCTCATGCTCGTGCGGCCGAGCCGGAAGGCCTCGGCCCACCTGCTGGCGCGCCTCGACCTCCTCGCGATCGCCGCGGAGCTCGTCCTGCTGGCGCTCTACCTCATCGGCGGGAGCATGAGCCTCGCGGCCACCGAGTCGGCGACCGCCCTCTTCCTCGGCGGCGAGTGGACGCCCTGGTTCTGGTCCCTGGTCGTCGTCGGCGGGCTCATCATCCCCGCGATGCTGGAGCTCACCGAGCTGCGCTACGGCCTCTCCACCACGAGCTGGTCGCCGGTGCTGATCCTCATCGGCGGGCTGGCCCTGCGCGCCATCCTCGTGGCCGCCGGCCAGGACGCCACGATCCACCTCGAGCACTCCCTCGCTCTCCTCGCGCCCTGA
- a CDS encoding YeeE/YedE thiosulfate transporter family protein — MTQERPFWNPYIAGIVLGLVLLLTFLTMGFGLGSSSAATRLAYAGAHAVAPAPTEHNGYMATYVAEGNPLEDWMIFEVIGVFLGGLLGAFSAGRLRRPHLLKGPRATNLQRVVLAILGGILMGFAARLARGCTSGQALTGGAMLSVGSWIYMMAVFAGGYLVAPFVRRQWR, encoded by the coding sequence ATGACCCAAGAGAGACCCTTCTGGAATCCCTACATCGCCGGGATCGTCCTCGGCCTGGTGCTGCTGCTCACCTTCCTGACCATGGGCTTCGGCCTGGGCTCCTCGTCGGCGGCCACCCGCCTGGCCTACGCCGGCGCCCACGCCGTGGCGCCCGCCCCGACCGAGCACAACGGCTACATGGCGACCTACGTGGCCGAGGGGAACCCCCTGGAGGACTGGATGATCTTCGAGGTCATCGGGGTCTTCCTCGGCGGGCTCCTCGGCGCCTTCTCCGCCGGCCGCCTGCGCCGGCCCCACCTGCTCAAGGGGCCCCGGGCGACGAACCTCCAGCGGGTCGTCCTGGCGATCCTCGGCGGCATCCTCATGGGCTTCGCCGCGCGGCTGGCCCGGGGCTGCACCTCGGGGCAGGCCCTCACCGGAGGCGCGATGCTCTCGGTGGGCTCGTGGATCTACATGATGGCGGTCTTCGCGGGCGGCTACCTGGTGGCCCCCTTCGTGAGGAGGCAGTGGCGATGA
- a CDS encoding YeeE/YedE thiosulfate transporter family protein, with product MMPFYQLGSFDYMTAMALATVLGVGFGFVLERAGFSRATNLAAQFYGRDNRVLKVMFSAIATATVGLGLFGAFGIMDLSALSFPSTLVGPLIVGGLLLGVGFVVAGYCPGTAVVATASGNVDGLITFVGVMAGSILFAVAWPAVEGFYFSGDLGVRTFPELLDLPWTVIALIVVAIAVVTFFAVEKLEAFLAERDKAPPQKAGTVGLRHLSLTLATLAGIALIGLAQPAPAAEEPAAFRGADWSLLKLGNELVSGGDRVWVVDLRPWERCTEKRIPGAICRPKDDNLSGLFASLPATRELLLYGEGELAELPPGTAAFAGHLHALSGGFEGFARLEAAAPALPADPSPAQVEENRRLHALHAWLSGAVDAGPPPTVERKVIERSTRKGGGC from the coding sequence ATGATGCCCTTCTACCAGCTCGGATCCTTCGACTACATGACGGCCATGGCGCTCGCCACCGTCCTCGGGGTGGGCTTCGGCTTCGTCCTCGAGCGCGCGGGCTTCTCCCGGGCCACCAACCTCGCCGCCCAGTTCTACGGCCGCGACAACCGCGTGCTGAAGGTGATGTTCTCCGCGATCGCCACCGCGACCGTCGGGCTGGGACTCTTCGGGGCCTTCGGCATCATGGACCTCTCCGCGCTCTCCTTCCCCTCCACCCTCGTCGGCCCCCTCATCGTGGGTGGCCTGCTCCTGGGCGTCGGCTTCGTGGTGGCCGGCTACTGCCCGGGGACGGCGGTGGTGGCGACGGCGTCGGGGAATGTCGATGGCCTCATCACCTTCGTCGGCGTGATGGCCGGCTCCATCCTCTTCGCCGTCGCCTGGCCGGCGGTCGAGGGCTTCTACTTCAGCGGCGATCTCGGGGTGCGCACCTTCCCCGAGCTGCTCGACCTGCCCTGGACGGTGATCGCCCTGATCGTCGTGGCCATCGCGGTGGTGACCTTCTTCGCGGTCGAGAAGCTCGAGGCCTTCCTCGCCGAGCGGGACAAGGCTCCGCCCCAGAAGGCCGGCACCGTCGGCCTGCGTCACCTCTCCCTCACCCTGGCCACCCTCGCGGGCATCGCCCTCATCGGCCTCGCCCAGCCCGCGCCCGCCGCCGAGGAGCCCGCTGCCTTCCGCGGCGCCGACTGGAGCCTGCTGAAGCTCGGCAACGAGCTGGTCTCCGGCGGGGATCGGGTCTGGGTGGTGGACCTGCGACCCTGGGAGCGCTGCACCGAGAAGCGCATCCCCGGCGCGATCTGCCGCCCGAAGGACGACAACCTCAGCGGCCTCTTCGCCTCCCTGCCCGCCACCCGGGAGCTGCTGCTCTACGGCGAGGGCGAGCTGGCGGAGCTCCCCCCGGGCACCGCGGCCTTCGCCGGCCACCTCCACGCGCTCTCCGGCGGCTTCGAGGGCTTCGCCCGGCTCGAGGCGGCCGCCCCGGCGTTGCCGGCCGACCCCTCCCCGGCGCAGGTGGAGGAGAACCGCCGCCTCCACGCCCTCCACGCCTGGCTCTCCGGCGCCGTCGACGCCGGGCCGCCCCCGACGGTCGAGCGCAAGGTCATCGAGCGCTCCACCCGCAAGGGCGGCGGCTGCTGA
- a CDS encoding isocitrate/isopropylmalate dehydrogenase family protein, with product MASSTPLDILLLPGDGIGIEVMREGRKVLEAALEIAGVEAKLEEIECGGEYYLKHGVDWPEGTGERCKQADVIFLGAVGWPDPEGDGPVTMKNGKMAGYSPVIGNRVALQLYANVRPVKLYPGVKHKIHGEHTLVWDPAKVDILFIRENTEGLYTGIGGRVATDGKHVTATDTRIITRTNSERVIRYAFEAARRRKKGPPAGGGPKVTALVKDNVLEGCRFFRDVFFEIAKEYPDVEAETAIIDAYTQWLVQRPEWYDVVVTTNMFGDIITDLASVLQGGMGLAVGCNVGDEHAMFEPIHGSAPKHAGKDKANPLATILSVKEGLDWLGNKKDLPALVEVAAKIEAAVAALLEEGKTLTYDMVGEEKAAKCSEVGDAVVARLKA from the coding sequence ATGGCGAGCTCCACCCCCCTGGACATCCTTCTTCTCCCCGGCGACGGCATCGGCATCGAGGTGATGCGCGAGGGCCGGAAGGTCCTGGAGGCCGCGCTCGAGATCGCCGGCGTCGAGGCGAAGCTCGAGGAGATCGAGTGCGGGGGCGAGTACTACCTGAAGCACGGCGTCGACTGGCCGGAGGGAACCGGCGAGCGCTGCAAGCAGGCCGACGTCATCTTCCTGGGCGCGGTGGGCTGGCCCGACCCCGAGGGCGACGGCCCGGTGACCATGAAGAACGGCAAGATGGCCGGCTACTCGCCGGTCATCGGGAACCGGGTCGCGCTGCAGCTCTACGCCAACGTCCGGCCGGTGAAGCTCTACCCGGGCGTGAAGCACAAGATCCACGGCGAGCACACCCTGGTCTGGGATCCGGCCAAGGTCGACATCCTCTTCATCCGGGAGAACACCGAGGGCCTCTACACCGGCATCGGCGGCCGGGTGGCCACCGACGGGAAGCACGTGACCGCCACCGACACCCGGATCATCACCCGGACCAACTCCGAGCGCGTGATCCGCTACGCCTTCGAGGCCGCCCGGCGCCGGAAGAAGGGCCCGCCCGCCGGCGGCGGCCCCAAGGTCACCGCGCTGGTGAAGGACAACGTCCTCGAGGGCTGCCGCTTCTTCCGCGACGTCTTCTTCGAGATCGCCAAGGAGTACCCCGACGTCGAGGCCGAGACGGCCATCATCGACGCCTACACCCAGTGGCTGGTGCAGCGCCCCGAGTGGTACGACGTCGTCGTCACCACCAACATGTTCGGCGACATCATCACCGACCTGGCCTCGGTGCTGCAGGGCGGCATGGGCCTGGCGGTCGGCTGCAACGTGGGCGACGAGCACGCCATGTTCGAGCCCATCCACGGCTCGGCCCCCAAGCACGCGGGCAAGGACAAGGCCAACCCCCTGGCCACCATCCTCTCGGTGAAGGAGGGCCTCGACTGGCTCGGCAACAAGAAGGACCTCCCCGCCCTCGTCGAGGTCGCCGCCAAGATCGAGGCCGCCGTGGCCGCCCTCCTCGAGGAGGGCAAGACCCTCACCTACGACATGGTGGGTGAGGAGAAGGCCGCCAAGTGCTCCGAGGTCGGCGACGCCGTCGTCGCCCGCCTCAAGGCATGA